A genome region from Arachidicoccus soli includes the following:
- a CDS encoding outer membrane beta-barrel protein yields the protein MKRIFMALFVLFSLMALNAMGQDATDSTKNAPTLKISGSADGYYRYNFNAPSGTTNNLTSFTGSQNSFELGMASVRFDGSALNGKISATADLGFGRRAEEFSYTDGETANGHSTLQAVKQLYVNFAVGKNITFTLGKWATHIGYEVLDAYANRNYSMDYMFSYGPFSHTGFKAQYTKGSLGIMLGIANPTDVVTTTSTVKTLLGQVSESFGKTNLYLNYQGFFGAKHGTNTSNLVTYNNLKSLNQLDVVLTSTLSKQFSLGYNGTVQFRDDIDPTIGNKTWWGSALYLNYDPTDKVGLSLRGEYVEDKKASLLPATKLTDLTLTLDYKLGGQFSLMPELRYDHAAQDIFKNNDGNTNSTFGGLVAVVYHF from the coding sequence ATGAAAAGAATATTTATGGCGCTCTTTGTGCTGTTTTCATTAATGGCATTGAATGCTATGGGACAAGATGCAACAGACTCTACCAAAAATGCGCCTACATTAAAAATTAGTGGCTCTGCAGATGGATATTATCGATACAATTTTAATGCACCGTCGGGAACGACTAATAATCTAACAAGCTTTACAGGTTCTCAAAATTCTTTTGAATTAGGTATGGCATCTGTACGTTTTGATGGTTCCGCCTTAAACGGGAAAATATCCGCAACAGCCGATTTGGGCTTCGGTAGAAGAGCCGAAGAATTCTCTTATACTGATGGCGAAACCGCAAACGGGCACAGTACACTTCAAGCTGTTAAGCAATTGTATGTAAATTTTGCGGTGGGAAAAAATATCACATTCACATTGGGTAAATGGGCTACTCATATTGGCTACGAGGTATTAGACGCCTACGCAAATAGAAATTACAGTATGGATTATATGTTTTCCTACGGACCTTTTTCTCACACTGGATTTAAAGCTCAATACACCAAGGGCTCGTTAGGGATAATGTTAGGTATCGCTAACCCTACAGATGTAGTTACGACTACCTCTACAGTGAAAACGTTACTAGGCCAGGTCTCTGAATCTTTTGGTAAAACAAATCTATACTTAAACTACCAAGGTTTTTTTGGCGCAAAACATGGAACTAATACGAGTAATCTGGTTACTTATAATAACCTAAAAAGCCTAAATCAATTAGATGTAGTATTGACTTCTACATTAAGCAAACAGTTTAGTTTGGGCTACAATGGAACCGTACAATTTAGAGATGATATTGACCCAACGATAGGAAATAAAACCTGGTGGGGGTCTGCGTTGTACTTGAACTACGACCCTACAGATAAGGTTGGTCTCTCGCTGAGAGGCGAATATGTAGAAGATAAAAAAGCGAGTTTATTGCCTGCTACAAAACTTACAGACTTAACGCTTACGCTAGATTATAAACTAGGTGGTCAGTTCTCGCTGATGCCCGAGTTGAGATATGATCATGCAGCTCAAGATATATTTAAGAATAACGATGGAAATACAAATTCTACTTTTGGTGGATTGGTCGCAGTCGTCTATCACTTCTAA
- a CDS encoding metallophosphoesterase family protein translates to MTKIGLLSDTHSYLPENVFKHFEDCDEIWHAGDVGDATILKSLRDFKPLRGVYGNIDGQKVRAEFPLENIFYCEEVKVLLKHIGGYPGRYAPGVRDLIKKEKPQLFISGHSHILKIIYDEKLHCLHMNPGACGKQGWHQVQTLIKFVIDKKEIKDCLVIELGKKLKNESEPKF, encoded by the coding sequence ATGACAAAAATTGGCTTACTCTCCGACACACATAGTTATCTGCCCGAAAATGTATTTAAACATTTTGAAGATTGTGATGAGATCTGGCATGCGGGGGATGTAGGTGATGCGACAATATTAAAGTCACTTAGAGATTTTAAACCTTTACGTGGTGTATACGGCAATATTGATGGTCAAAAAGTGCGTGCGGAATTTCCTTTAGAAAATATTTTTTATTGCGAGGAAGTAAAAGTATTGCTGAAACATATTGGCGGTTATCCCGGACGCTATGCACCAGGCGTTAGGGACTTAATCAAAAAAGAAAAACCACAGCTTTTTATCAGCGGACATTCACATATTCTAAAAATCATATACGACGAAAAACTGCATTGTTTACACATGAATCCCGGTGCTTGTGGCAAACAAGGTTGGCACCAAGTACAAACGCTCATAAAGTTTGTTATAGACAAAAAAGAGATAAAAGATTGCCTAGTTATTGAATTAGGGAAAAAATTAAAGAATGAGTCAGAGCCAAAATTCTGA
- a CDS encoding methylglyoxal synthase — MKSYKELKAKKNIALVAHDHKKDDLIDWISAHKDELIKHNLIATGTTGARIEEKIGVPVQRVMSGPLGGDQQMGAMIATGQIDMVIFFWDPMEAQPHDSDVKALLRLGVVWNIPMACCPATADFILSSPYMQQSYSTEVTDYSGYLNRKITS; from the coding sequence ATGAAATCTTATAAAGAGCTTAAAGCCAAAAAGAACATTGCTTTAGTCGCACACGATCATAAAAAAGATGATTTGATCGATTGGATTAGCGCACACAAAGATGAATTGATAAAGCACAATCTTATTGCTACAGGCACCACCGGAGCAAGAATTGAAGAAAAAATTGGTGTCCCGGTGCAGCGTGTAATGAGTGGCCCTTTAGGGGGGGATCAACAAATGGGCGCGATGATAGCAACAGGTCAAATAGATATGGTAATTTTCTTTTGGGATCCAATGGAAGCACAGCCACATGATAGCGATGTAAAAGCTTTATTACGTCTTGGCGTTGTCTGGAATATCCCCATGGCTTGCTGCCCTGCAACTGCAGATTTTATATTATCTTCTCCTTATATGCAACAATCCTATAGTACCGAAGTAACCGATTATTCTGGTTATTTAAATAGAAAAATTACATCTTAA